The proteins below come from a single Cricetulus griseus strain 17A/GY chromosome 6, alternate assembly CriGri-PICRH-1.0, whole genome shotgun sequence genomic window:
- the LOC100774300 gene encoding palmitoyltransferase ZDHHC3-like has product MWFICDGCGIACAIVTWFLVLYAEFVVLFVVLIPSRNGIINGIVFNLLAFLALASHCRAMLTDPGTVPKGNATQEFIKSLQLKPGKVLCKCPNVRKRCVPKMGHHCPWINNCVGKNNQKYFVLLTMYIALISLHTLVMVEFHFLHCFEEDWTKCSPVPPTTVILLILLCFETLLFLIFSSVMFETQVHSICTDDMGIEQLNN; this is encoded by the exons ATGTGGTTTATTTGTGATGGCTGTGGCATCGCCTGTGCAATTGTTACCTGGTTTCTGGTCCTCTATGCAGAGTTTGTAGTCCTCTTTGTGGTGCTGATTCCATCCAGAAATGGAATCATCAACGGAATTGTGTTCAATCTGCTGGCCTTCTTGGCCCTGGCCTCACACTGCCGGGCCATGCTGACGGACCCCGGGACAGTGCCCAAAGGAAATGCCACTCAAGAGTTCATCAAGAGCCTTCAGCTGAAGCCTGGGAAGGTGCTGTGCAAGTGCCCCAA TGTTCGTAAACGGTGTGTTCCCAAGATGGGCCATCACTGTCCCTGGATCAACAACTGTGTGGGCAAGAACAACCAGAAGTACTTCGTCCTACTTACAATGTACATAGCTCTCATTTCCTTGCACACCCTCGTCATGGTGGAATTCCACTTCCTGCATTGCTTTGAAGAAGACTGGACAAAGTGCAGTCCCGTGCCACCCACCACAGTCATCCTGCTAATCCTGTTGTGCTTCGAGACACTGctcttcctcattttctcatcAGTGATGTTTGAGACCCAAGTGCACTCCATCTGCACAGATGACATGGGAATAGAACAATTGAACAattga
- the LOC100774008 gene encoding olfactory receptor 4F3/4F16/4F29-like, with the protein MDGNNHSVVSEFVFLGLSNTWGIQLLLFLFSSVFYTASLMGNLLIVFSVTADSNLHSPMYFLLANLSFLDLGVCSIAAPKMIYDLFRKRKSISFGGCITQIFFIHAIGGTEMVLLTAMAFDRYVAICKPLHYLTIMRPGMCILILSVAWILGLIHSVAQLAFVVDLPFCGPNILDSFYCDLPQLIKLACTETNKLEFMVTANSGLISVGSFFILIISYIFILVTVRKHSSGGISKALSTLSAHVTVVVLFFGPLIFFYTWPFPSSHLDKFLAIFDAVLTPFLNPVIYTFRNKEMKAAMKKLCYQIVSYRKLNEYK; encoded by the exons ATGGATGGAAACAATCACTCTGTTGTGTCTGAATTTGTGTTCCTGGGACTCTCCAATACATGGGGAATCCAGttacttctcttcctcttttcttcagtGTTCTATACAGCAAGTCTGATGGGGAACCTCCTCATTGTGTTCTCTGTGACTGCTGACTCCAACCTGCACTCCCCAATGTACTTCCTGCTGGCCAATCTTTCATTTCTTGACCTAGGAGTTTGCTCTATTGCAGCACCCAAGATGATTTATGATCTTTTTAGAAAACGCAAATCCATCTCATTTGGGGGCTGTATAACTCAGATCTTCTTTATTCATGCTATTGGAGGTACAGAAATGGTGCTGCTCACAGCAATGGCCTTTGATAGATATGTAGCCATATGTAAACCTCTGCACTATTTGACTATCATGAGACCAGGAatgtgcattttaattttgtCAGTAGCATGGATCCTGGGACTTATCCATTCAGTGGCCCAACTAGCTTTTGTTGTAGACTTGCCCTTTTGTGGACCTAATATTTTGGACAGTTTTTACTGTGATCTCCCTCAGCTCATTAAACTTGCTTGCACAGAGACCAATAAGTTGGAGTTCATGGTTACAGCCAACAGTGGACTCATCTCTGTGGGCTCCTTCTTCATACTGATTATTTCTTATATCTTCATTTTAGTAACTGTTAGGAAGCACTCTTCAGGTGGCATATCCAAGGCCCTCTCTACTTTGTCAGCTCATGTGACTGTGGTGGTTTTATTCTTTGGACCATTAATCTTCTTCTACACCTGGCCCTTTCCTTCATCACACTTGGACAAATTTCTTGCTATTTTTGACGCAGTCCTCACCCCTTTTCTGAATCCAGTCATCTACACATTCAGAAACAAAGAGATGAAAGCAGCAATGAAGAAGCTCTGCTACCAGATTGTAAGTTACAGGAAG Ctgaatgaatacaagtaa
- the LOC100756775 gene encoding olfactory receptor 4F6-like isoform X2, whose translation MDGGNHSVVSEFVLLGLSNSRGVQILLFLVFTVFYVASMLGNLLIVLTIISDHHLHSPMYFLLANLSFIDTGVSSIATPKMIYDLFRKHRVISLNGCITQMFFIHTVGGTEMVLLIVMAYDRYIAICKPLHYLTIMSLRMCIFLLAVAWTIGLIHSVAQLAFVVNLPFCGANKMDSFYCDFPRFIKLACTDTYTLEFLVTANSGFISMATFFILVVSYVFILITVRKHSSRISSKALSTLSAHITVVVFFFGPCIIVYVWPFPTLPIDKFLAIFDAIITPFMNPVIYTLRNKEMKVAMKRLFIRVLSFKNSFIDSSRDSD comes from the coding sequence ATGGATGGAGGGAATCACTCTGTGGTATCAGAATTTGTGTTGCTGGGCCTCTCCAATTCACGGGGAGTTCAGATTCTCCTTTTTCTGGTCTTCACAGTATTTTATGTAGCAAGCATGCTGGGAAACCTTCTCATTGTGCTCACGATCATCTCAGACCACCACCTGCACTCCCCCATGTACTTCCTGCTGGCAAACCTCTCCTTCATAGATACAGGTGTGTCCAGCATTGCTACTCCAAAGATGATTTATGACCTCttcagaaagcacagagtcatCTCCTTGAATGGCTGCATCACTCAGATGTTCTTCATTCACACAGTCGGGGGAACAGAAATGGTGCTGCTCATagtcatggcctatgaccgctacaTCGCCATCTGTAAGCCCCTCCATTACCTCACCATCATGAGCCTAAGGATGTGCATTTTTCTCTTGGCTGTGGCTTGGACCATTGGTCTTATCCATTCTGTGGCCCAACTAGCTTTTGTTGTAAATTTACCCTTCTGTGGAGCTAATAAAATGGATAGCTTTTATTGCGATTTCCCTCGATTCATCAAACTTGCgtgtacagacacatacacactggaATTCCTGGTAACTGCCAACAGTGGTTTCATCTCTATGGCCACCTTCTTCATCCTGGTTGTGTCTTATGTCTTCATCCTGATCACAGTTCGTAAACACTCCTCACGTATTTCTTCCAAGGCCCTCTCCACTCTCTCAGCTCACATCACTGTGGTGGTTTTCTTCTTTGGTCCTTGCATTATTGTCTATGTGTGGCCTTTCCCTACTTTACCCATAGATAAATTTTTAGCAATTTTTGATGCCATTATCACTCCTTTTATGAATCCTGTCATCTATACACTTAGAAATAAGGAGATGAAGGTTGCAATGAAGAGACTCTTTATTAGGGTTTTAAGTTTCAAAAATTCTTTCATTGACAGTTCAAGAGATTCAGATTAA